DNA sequence from the Myxococcales bacterium genome:
GCCGCGGGATCGCGCCGCCGCGCTGTTCTGGGCCTACGCGCGCAACGCCCGCGGCCTCCTGGCCACCGGGACGCTCACCGAGGCGGCGCGGCTGGCGCTGTGGGCCGGGCTGCACGCGCGCGGGCCGGCCGAGGCCCGGGAGCTGGCCCGGCTGGGCGTGGTCATGTCGAAGAACGCGGTCGTGCGCGCGCGCCGCCGGCTGGGGGCCGCCTGATGGGCACGCGCGAGCGCGCCGCCGCGGTCCTGCACCGGCTCGGGGCGCTGGGCGTCGCCATGCGCGTGCGCGCGCTGGCCCCGGCGCGCTCGCTCGTGGTCGTCACGTACCACCACGTCTGCGACCCGGGCCCGGCCTACGCGTTCGATCCCGACGTGGCCGACGTGACGCCGGCGCAGTTCCGCCGCCAGCTCGCGCTCTTGACCCGGCACTTCAACGTGATCGATCTGGCGACCCTCGCCGGCGGGCTCGACGGCGGCGCGCTGCCGCCCAACCCGTGCCTGATCACCTTCGACGACGGCTACCGCTCGAACCTGACCGAGGCGCTGCCGGCGCTGCGGGCGGCCGGCGTCCCCGCGACCTTCTTCATCGCCACCGGCTTCACCACCCAGCGCCGCATGTACTGGTGGGATCGCATCGCGTACCTGGTCCGTCACGCCACCCGCCCGCGCGTGAGCCTGACCTACCCGCGCGCGCTCACGCTCGATCTGGCCGCGCCCGCGGTCGGCCGCGCGGCGCTGGTCAAGCTGGTCAAGAACACCGATGGCCTCGACCTCGAGCGGTTCCTGACCGAGCTCGCGGCCGCGGCCGGGGTGCCGTGGGACGCCGCGCGCGAGCGGGCCCTGGCCGACGAGCTGATCATGACCTGGGACGAGGTCCGGACGCTGGCCGCGGCCGGGATGACGATCGAGTCGCACACCCGCGACCACCGCGTGCTCGAGACCCTGCCGGCCGAGGCGCTGGCGGACGATCTGCGCGGCGCCCGCGCCGAGCTGGCGCGTGAGCTCGGCGTCACCAGCCGCGCGATCGCGTACCCGGTCGGGCGCACGATCGCGCGCTACCCGGCCGTGCGCGCCGCCGTGGCCGACGCCGGCTACCAGCTCGGCTTCACCAACGCCAGCGGGCTGGTCGATCTGCGCCGCCGGGCGCGCCTCGATCGCCTCGACCTGGCGCGGATCGCGGTCGACCGCGATCTGTCCGACGCGATGTTCCTGGCCCAGCTGGCGGTGCCAGGGTTCGCCTACTCGCGCACCCCCGAGAACGTATGAGCACCAAGGACGACCTCCTCGCCGCCTACCACCACCTCCGCAGCGGCGACGTCCGCGCCGCGCTGGTCGAGCTCGACCTGCCGACCCGCACCGCCGCCGCGCGCGCGCGCGCCGAGCAGGTCGTCCGCCGCGCCTGGATGAAGTACGCGCTGCGCACCGTGCGCCAGAACGACGCCCACGACCGGCTCGACCTCGCCTACAAGATGCCGGACCCCTGGCACATGGCCTCGGCCCAGGAGCAGGCGCGGTTCGCCGAGACCAACGCGATCATCGCGCGCGAGCTGGGTGACCACCACGAGACGCTGCTCGAGATCGGCTGCGGCGAGGGCCACCAGACCGAGCACCTGATGGCGCTGGCCGACCGCGTGACCGGGCTCGACGTGTCGGCCACCGCGGTCGAGCGCGCGCGCGCGCGCCTGCCCGACGCCGAGTTCGCGGTCGGCGACATCTACGCCCAGCCCTGGGCCGAGGAGCGCGGCCGCTTCGATCTGGTGACCGCGTGCGAGGTCATCTACTACATGAGCGACATGCCCGGCTTCCTGCGCACGATCGACCGGCTCGGCCGCGAGTGCCTGGTCACCTACTTCGCGCCGGCGGCGCGCAAGGTCGCGGTCCACGTCGACGCGATGCCCGGCGTCGAGCAGACCCGGTTCCGCTACCAGGACGTCGAGTGGGTGGCGGCGTGGTGGCCGGGCGCGGCCCAGCGCAGCGCCTGACGTAGGGCCCACGCGTGAACAACTCGGTCGGTCTCGCGGCCGATCCATCCCGGCTGGCTGCGTTGCCGGCTCCGGTCCTCGGGTCACGTCCAACGGGGACGCTCCCCTCCGGTCCTCGCCGTCGCCTTGCCATCCGGGCGCCTCGTCCGCGATCCTCGATCGACTTGTTCACGCGCGGGCCCTTACAGAGGGTTCGTCGCCGAACCCAGGCAGGTGCAGGGGTGCGCCGCAGTCCGAGGTCTCGTCCAGCCCAGGTCGGCGTCTCGAGGGGCAAGCCCCGATGGGGCCCCCACCCAGGACCACCCAGGACGCGAAACTCCCGGCGCGGGGACCGGTGCTCGACCGAAAAGACTCACGAGCGCTGACTTCCAGCGGGCCGTGCGCCGAACCCAGGCAGGTGCAGGGGGCCTCGGCGGTCCGCGGTCACGCCCGGATCACGTCGGCACCGCCCGGGGCCAGCTCCGCCGAACCGGCCACCCGCGACGCGAGCCGCCCGGCGCGGGGACCGGTCCTCGACCGAAGCGGCGACGAGCGCCGCGCCGCGCGCTACTGGTAGAGGTAGACGATGAAGCCGATCGGCACGGTCAGGCCGGCGCCGACGAACCACTTGCCGCGCCCGCGCAGGCCGCGGTCGCCCTTCATCATGGTCATGCCGGTCAGCGCCAGGAAGATCAGCGCGACCGCGAACAGATCGGCGACGTAGGTCCAGACGCCCTTGAGGTTGTTCAGGTGCAGCGCGTTGAGCTCGAACAGCACCGCGCGCCGGGTGATCGTCTTGAGCGTGCCCCGGCCGGTGGTCACGTCGAGCCGGGCCTCCTGGCCGTCGCCCAGGAAGATCCGCAGCTCGCGCTCGGTCTCGAGGAAGTGGCCGCGCACGGCGGCGCGATCGAGGCGGAGGCGCGCGACCGCGGTCGCCTCGAGCTCGGCCGGCGGGCCCGGCGGCAGCGGCCCGATGTCGAACGAGCGCTGCGTGAACCGGTAGTTCGGGTTCCAGTCCTCGATGTGGTTGACCGCCAGGCCCGACACGCCGTACGCGATGATCAGCGCGACCGCGACGTAGCCGACGTCGCGGTGGAGGATGCGGAACCACTTCCGCCACATCACGCGCGCCACGCGCGTCACATCTTGTCGCGGATGAGCGCGCCGGTGCCGTCGAGGCGGACCACCGTGATCGGCGCGGTCACGCTGGCCGGGTCGAAGGTCTCGCCCTTCTCCTCGGCCTGGTACTTGGCGTAGTCGACGCTGTCCTCGAGCGACATCTCGGTCACCGCGACCACGCCCTCGGCCACCGCGTGCTTGCCCTTGGCGTCCATCGGGAAGACCATCTCGCCGTCGACGACCTTGAAGCGCAGCTTCTCGCCGGGCGCGGCGCCGGCCATCTCGAACCAGCAGCCGCGCTTGGGGCACACGTCGACGATCATGCCCTCGGCCCGCACGGTCTTGCCGGCGAAGGCCTTGGGGTCGGCGAGGATGCTGGCGATCGGGGTCGACTCGCCCAGCTTGACGCCAGCGCCGAACGCCTGGCCGTCGGCGGTCGCGACCGCGGTGCCCTCGGGCTTGGCGGCGGCGGCGGCGGTGTCGGCCGGCTTGGCGGCGGCGGTCGGCGCGGCGCCGGTCTTGGGGCCCTTGTCACAGCCGGCGGCGGCGACGAGGAGCGCGAACGCGAGCAACGAAGATGGACGGATCATCATGAGGGGGCCTCGACGGGTGGTCGCGCGCAGTCTGCGTCGAGGGCCGCCGCCTGTCAACGCGGCGGTCGGCCGCAGCGCCGCGTCATTCGGGCGGCTTGACGCGGGCGGTCGCGGGCGGTAGCTCGGCGCGCTTGCCGCCCAGCGCCTTGGCCTCGCGCTTGGTCCGGCGGCGCGCGTCCTTGGCGCTCTCGCCCGGCAGGCGGGTCTCGATGTCGACGCCGCCGAACATGATGAGCCCGGTGATCCGCAAGACCGGGCGCTCGGGGTCCGGCGACGCCGGGGCCCGGTGGACCTCGCCGAAGCCGCCGAACAGCGCGGTCGCGTCGGACTCGACCGCCAGCCACGGCGGCACGATGATCGTCATGCCGCCGAACAGGCACCGGATCCGCAGCTCGGTCACCCCGGGCGCGAGGTT
Encoded proteins:
- a CDS encoding polysaccharide deacetylase family protein — protein: MGTRERAAAVLHRLGALGVAMRVRALAPARSLVVVTYHHVCDPGPAYAFDPDVADVTPAQFRRQLALLTRHFNVIDLATLAGGLDGGALPPNPCLITFDDGYRSNLTEALPALRAAGVPATFFIATGFTTQRRMYWWDRIAYLVRHATRPRVSLTYPRALTLDLAAPAVGRAALVKLVKNTDGLDLERFLTELAAAAGVPWDAARERALADELIMTWDEVRTLAAAGMTIESHTRDHRVLETLPAEALADDLRGARAELARELGVTSRAIAYPVGRTIARYPAVRAAVADAGYQLGFTNASGLVDLRRRARLDRLDLARIAVDRDLSDAMFLAQLAVPGFAYSRTPENV
- a CDS encoding class I SAM-dependent methyltransferase — its product is MSTKDDLLAAYHHLRSGDVRAALVELDLPTRTAAARARAEQVVRRAWMKYALRTVRQNDAHDRLDLAYKMPDPWHMASAQEQARFAETNAIIARELGDHHETLLEIGCGEGHQTEHLMALADRVTGLDVSATAVERARARLPDAEFAVGDIYAQPWAEERGRFDLVTACEVIYYMSDMPGFLRTIDRLGRECLVTYFAPAARKVAVHVDAMPGVEQTRFRYQDVEWVAAWWPGAAQRSA
- a CDS encoding PepSY-associated TM helix domain-containing protein produces the protein MARVMWRKWFRILHRDVGYVAVALIIAYGVSGLAVNHIEDWNPNYRFTQRSFDIGPLPPGPPAELEATAVARLRLDRAAVRGHFLETERELRIFLGDGQEARLDVTTGRGTLKTITRRAVLFELNALHLNNLKGVWTYVADLFAVALIFLALTGMTMMKGDRGLRGRGKWFVGAGLTVPIGFIVYLYQ
- a CDS encoding DUF4920 domain-containing protein produces the protein MLAFALLVAAAGCDKGPKTGAAPTAAAKPADTAAAAAKPEGTAVATADGQAFGAGVKLGESTPIASILADPKAFAGKTVRAEGMIVDVCPKRGCWFEMAGAAPGEKLRFKVVDGEMVFPMDAKGKHAVAEGVVAVTEMSLEDSVDYAKYQAEEKGETFDPASVTAPITVVRLDGTGALIRDKM